The Camelina sativa cultivar DH55 chromosome 18, Cs, whole genome shotgun sequence DNA window ttgtgttttgaaTCTGAATCCttcgcaaacaaagaaaacaacaatttgattctcatttcgttttccaaaacctgtgagttttgattcttaatgtAAGCAAAACTTcgattgatatttatttaaatattataattaacatatatataaacttaataaaaaaataattattacgaatatgtaaaattaaaaaaaatatattatataatgtggttatatagtagatgggttataaagaggacatattaaaattaataaaattttattaaatttgtgttaacacaggttaaatcctcatttaattatttatcaacacttagaatattataatatttgacataaaatcaagctgatttaactaagattgtgttaaataattaaatcattaggaaaaatgtgacgtAATCATAacgtataaattacttattatgtatttatttcccttatttttttgttataataattaaaaatcaaaatagaatctctaacactaaacaaaataaaaatataacaagcAAATGGTCATGATGTATTGcagattaaaaaacaatataaatatttagccgcacaacaaccggaaaatttagttattcttatatttacaaaacttataatatttaacaaataaatacaacctaaaatctaaattataataaaaattatatgtttgcgATGGACTGCGGGTTAAAGTCtagtattatataagatatgtgacatgtattatttctattatctatacaaaagtgaaaaactaatcaaataaataatactttttgtaatcaaaatatgtaacatgaTTTTTATGCTTGTCAGTTTATCGTCATAGTGTTACTATTGATattcaaaccaatataataaTTCCTTGTTGGTTGACGaattaaaaaagtaaatgaaCTGTCTCGATCGAGCATTTCTAGCTAATTGCTTCGTTCGCACTATACGTTCATTTTGATTTAACTAAGCTCCATATTTGGATTGGATTCATGTatgttttagtttaaattaacgaaaaattaatattttattttgaatccaATGAACTCCaaatttcaaatcaaatttttctctttcaaggatccaaaaaaacaaaaatcttaaacaagaaaaaacctCTTTTACCTCCtagtatctttttttctttatctctcagttttttgttgtataaaatctctaaataattatttacactatacaattttgaaatttaaaattttcacatgAACTATACACTTCGCCCcttttgaaattaataagacacaaattacaaaaacatatatcattaaACACAAACTTTTGTATATGAAATCTACTACACAATATTTCAACTCTACCcactcgattttttttttttttaaaacaagaacTTATATCCGATTAAAAGTATTTCAACATATATctttattaactttattttcttacaaaattgtTCTGGTTATATATTTATGCGTACAATTCCTGTATGGTCTCAAGCATCTCATTCTGAGCAGTAATTACCTGTCTGTCACAAAGGAGGAAAATGTCATATGCATCaagatatttttaagaaaataaggtaaaacttatattaaaaatcacatGTTACCTTCTTCATTGTTTAAATCTCACATTTCATTCCCTTCACAGACTCCACCATTTCCTTATGGGAAGCAATAGTCTGTCATAAAAGTAACATGTCACATAACATACTGTTAAGAATGtttaagaaatagaaaaaaagaaacttatatTAAGAATTAACATGTCATCTTGAGGGTTTAGTGAATCTTTTGTGCGTTGACTCAAGCCAACTCCATTCTCAAAAGACTTACATATTGAATTAGAGAAAACtgaacgaaaacaaaaaaatacatgagATACGCGAAATTTGAGAAATGAAattatgtaaacaaaaacaaaaaatgggcTTTATCATCTTATGGGCCTACTTAATATTTGGGTCCAGTATAACAGAAGttgtaattgtaattttgaagcacttgtttttttttttttttttaacaattacgTTGTTGTCTCATAAAAACAATTTCCCTGGAAAGGGGGATCATTACTGCCGTCTGCCGTTTATGTCTCCAGAACTTAAGTGTAAGTCATGTATCTTTCAAAGACCTAATACTACTATTAACTCCATACATTGGAACGTTTTATGGAATTCTACCAATGTCGATCTAACCAAGTTCTTAAAACTTGTAACGATTCTCCAACGTATAGCAATTTCACTATCTTTAATATTAAGTTTGAGTTAAAACAATGCCAAAtgcttttaattgttttaaggTATTACCTATGGCGTTCTAACCAAATcttgaaataaattaaattccTCGGTACTGATTTGGAAGAAACAGCTTGTGTGCACAACAATTAAGACACAGACTCAAAGAGGAGACATTTACAtgaaatatattcaattttgcAAGAGTTATGTTTCATTATTAGAATATGGACCTACTCTTTGATCCGAAAAAAAAACAGGACCTACTCCTTATATAGAAGCTACTCTGGTGATTTAGCACATTAATGTTGCCACTCTGCAATAcggaaaaaatatatgatacaaTAACATTAATTCCTCTTTGAACTTTTCTTTCTACTCTGCAAATTATGATGTTCTTACGATTCGCTCACTCGGCATTTAATTGTAAATACGGTATCGCAAACAATCATTGCATGtgttttcaaaaccaaacaatcaGAATTCCAAACTAGTAATTCACCGTTGGATTTTtataagataagaaaataacaaatatataaattgatgtgatttgaattggTGATTACCACTAGGAAGGAATCTTGGCGAAAACATATCTAAAATGGTCCATATATAGAAGTTGtggtcccttttttttttatagatgaTAGCAATATTGCAGGATGTTGCAATGATGCATGTTTATAGCTAGAGACTGGAAAAATCCAGGAACGTAAACTGAGATCTTACCTAATTAGTATGAGACTGGAGAGACAACTGATCTCATTGGCtctttcctcctcttcttcgtcttgtttGCTTTAAGCacaatcttttgaaaaaaattcagtccttttctctgttcttttgtttttagttttgttttaattacaaGGACAACTCTAACGTGGGACGTACAATGACCATACctagctattaaaaaaaaattcatgtgatTCGTATTGGCTACATTCACTTAAATAATACCATGTTATGGTCCAGTCTACTCTCCCTTTATTAATATTCATTGTACACAATGTATCATTCTTTAGTAGTACATGCGCACTACATATATGggctgtttttgtttttactttcactgCTAGCTGAAGTTATTTTACTGTTTATACATACAATCTAAGGacgaataaatatatatatatatatatatatatatatatgtatcaatcAGTATGAATAGAACTGTCGCAAATTAAAATAGATACGAGTGATGACCAAACAACGGTCATTTGGGTCAATGTGAATAAGTAGTAGTAGCTAGTCGTACTATATAGTGATACCATCTAAGTACTGATTTTTTTCACATCACATTTATTGATGGATAAGATCATATTGTACTTGTTTAATGATCACTGGGTATTAAATTATGAGAAATCAAGTCAAAATGAATTTAAGGATAAAATTTGAAagggaggaggaagaagacgtcATGGTTTGAAACATAAGGGTCACGATTGAAGATCCCCTCGCTGTTTGTTTGGTAACACCGCCATGGAGTTTGTGTACGAATCTTATTGTAGTTTGAgcttttgaataaattaatgtTCGTGGATTCTTTTATAAAACAGTGGTGGTGTAGTTGCGAGAGTCTGACATTGTTTGtaactaaacatatatatatatatatatgcatattattattttaagaaatttatatgaATAATTTCTATTATTTGAATATCTTCTACGACATATCGTTATGATGTGTAGGTCTTTTCTAATATCTTGCGATTATATTTGATCACATAGTTGTCAATGTTacattagaattttttttcttttttcttttacaggatcagaatatatataaaaactccGAAATATGCAAGTTATTGTAGACTACGGTCCATTTATTTTGGTAATTGTTACTTGTGAGTGATATAGACTAACATGNNNNNNNNNNNNNNNNNNNNNNNNNNNNNNNNNNNNNNNNNNNNNNNNNNNNNNNNNNNNNNNNNNNNNNNNNNNNNNNNNNNNNNNNNNNNNNNNNNNNNNNNNNNNNNNNNNNNNNNNNNNNNNNNNNNNNNNNNNNNNNNNNNNNNNNNNNNNNNNNNNNNNNNNNNNNNNNNNNNNNNNNNNNNNNNNNNNNNNNNNNNNNNNNNNNNNNNNNNNNNNNNNNNNNNNNNNNNNNNNNNNNNNNNNNNNNNNNNNNNNNNNNNNNNNNNNNNNNNNNNNNNNNNNNNNNNNNNNNNNNNNNNNNNNNNNNNNNNNNNNNNNNNNNNNNNNNNNNNNNNNNNNNNNNNNNNNNNNNNNNNNNNNNNNNNNNNNNNNNNNNNNNNNNNNNNNNNNNNNNNNNNNNNNNNNNNNNNNNNNNNNNNNNNNNNNNNNNNNNNNNNNNNNNNNNNNNNNNNNNNNNNNNNNNNNNNNNNNNNNNNNNNNNNNNNNNNNNNNNNNNNNNNNNNNNNNNNNNNNNNNNNNNNNNNNNNNNNNNNNNNNNNNNNNNNNNNNNNNNNNNNNNNNNNNNNNNNNNNNNNNNNNNNNNNNNNNNNNNNNNNNNNNNNNNNNNNNNNNNNNNNNNNNNNNNNNNNNNNNNNNNNNNNNNNNNNNNNNNNNNNNNNNNNNNNNNNNNNNNNNNNNNNNNNNNNNNNNNNNNNNNNNNNNNNNNNNNNNNNNNNNNNNNNNNNNNNNNNNNNNNNNNNNNNNNNNNNNNNNNNNNNNNNNNNNNNNNNNNNNNNNNNNNNNNNNNNNNNNNNNNNNNNNNNNNNNNNNNNNNNNNNNNNNNNNNNNNNNNNNNNNNNNNNNNNNNNNNNNNNNNNNNNNNNNNNNNNNNNNNNNNNNNNNNNNNNNNNNNNNNNNNNNNNNNNNNNNNNNNNNNNNNNNNNNNNNNNNNNNNNNNNNNNNNNNNNNNNNNNNNNNNNNNNNNNNNNNNNNNNNNNNNNNNNNNNNNNNNNNNNNNNNNNNNNNNNNNNNNNNNNNNNNNNNNNNNNNNNNNNNNNNNNNNNNNNNNNNNNNNNNNNNNNNNNNNNNNNNNNNNNNNNNNNNNNNNNNNNNNNNNNNNNNNNNNNNNNNNNNNNNNNNNNNNNNNNNNNNNNNNNNNNNNNNNNNNNNNNNNNNNNNNNNNNNNNNNNNNNNNNNNNNNNNNNNNNNNNNNNNNNNNNNNNNNNNNNNNNNNNNNNNNNNNNNNNNNNNNNNNNNNNNNNNNNNNNNNNNNNNNNNNNNNNNNNNNNNNNNNNNNNNNNNNNNNNNNNNNNNNNNNNNNNNNNNNNNNNNNNNNNNNNNNNNNNNNNNNNNNNNNNNNNNNNNNNNNNNNNNNNNNNNNNNNNNNNNNNNNNNNNNNNNNNNNNNNNNNNNNNNNNNNNNNNNNNNNNNNNNNNNNNNNNNNNNNNNNNNNNNNNNNNNNNNNNNNNNNNNNNNNNNNNNNNNNNNNNNNNNNNNNNNNNNNNNNNNNNNNNNNNNNNNNNNNNNNNNNNNNNNNNNNNNNNNNNNNNNNNNNNNNNNNNNNNNNNNNNNNNNNNNNNNNNNNNNNNNNNNNNNNNNNNNNNNNNNNNNNNNNNNNNNNNNNNNNNNNNNNNNNNNNNNNNNNNNNNNNNNNNNNNNNNNNNNNNNNNNNNNNNNNNNNNNNNNNNNNNNNNNNNNNNNNNNNNNNNNNNNNNNNNNNNNNNNNNNNNNNNNNNNNNNNNNNNNNNNNNNNNNNNNNNNNNNNNNNNNNNNNNNNNNNNNNNNNNNNNNNNNNNNNNNNNNNNNNNNNNNNNNNNNNNNNNNNNNNNNNNNNNNNNNNNNNNNNNNNNNNNNNNNNNNNNNNNNNNNNNNNNNNNNNNNNNNNNNNNNNNNNNNNNNNNNNNNNNNNNNNNNNNNNNNNNNNNNNNNNNNNNNNNNNNNNNNNNNNNNNNNNNNNNNNNNNNNNNNNNNNNNNNNNNNNNNNNNNNNNNNNNNNNNNNNNNNNNNNNNNNNNNNNNNNNNNNNNNNNNNNNNNNNNNNNNNNNNNNNNNNNNNNNNNNNNNNNNNNNNNNNNNNNNNNNNNNNNNNNNNNNNNNNNNNNNNNNNNNNNNNNNNNNAAGCCTATGAAAAATATTACGTATTTATTTATACGGTCATGGATCCACTTTCTCTcagctatatttttttctttattcttataAAACCAATTCCTCCACacttattcatatttttctacttcttcctcctcaagtCACACACAAAACCAATTCAACAACTCTCAGAGACTCTCATTCTTaaaacggtaaaaaaaaaaaacaagaaatgggAAGAGACTGGTCCTGGCTCGGCGGAGGGAAGAAGAAATCCTCAAGCaagtcaaagaaagaagaaatcaaaacgccaccaccgccgccaccaTCGTCGTCTCTCGCCGAGAATACTGGAACGGCGGCTGGTTGTATGAGTGCTGTATTCAACATTTTCGATCTTCAACATTTACAGTTTCCTATTAACCACcaccatcttcatcttcctaaAGGTAccaaccatcttcttcttcttcttcttcttttttttcctcattacttcttcttcaatctcttttaCATTACATTATCCGATTCTCTGTtattataaatcaaattcagGTGTAGANTGTGTAAGTTGTAACTAAACAtatgcatattattattttctttttacaggattaagaaactatatataaactcCGAAATATGCAAGTTATTGTAGAATATggtccatttctttttttcttttttataattgcTACTTGTGAGTGATATAGACTAACAGCCTGCAAGTAATGAACTAACAGCGAAAGATATATTTATGATCGGTAAGACTgctaacaaaaatacaaacaaaactgTGTCACTGTCGTTGTCGAAATAAAAACGAACAcacattttgaaaatttaagtATAACGCGGTTCAAGCTGCATGTAATTATATATTGCACTACTCGTGTCATGGTGGAGCTAGAGATGTAATTTATAGTcttccaacaaaatatatacatcatgTGATACCGACGGAATACTAAACATTTACGTATATTTCAAAGACGCCAAAACCTGCAGGGCCCCTACTTGCcttttataactaaaaacatttttcttattttcattagAAATAgccttttcttcatcttcctttctttattttttatttttcaaaattttaattgatttttcatTTGACAAATCTCTCCTAATTAAAACTCTACGAAAATATagttgacgaaaaaaaaaagcctatgAAAAATATTACGTATTTATTTATACGGTCATGGATCCACTTTCTCTcagctatatttttttctttattcttataAAACCAATTCCTCCACacttattcatatttttctacttcttcctcctcaagtCACACACAAAACCAATTCAACAACTCTCAGAGACTCTCATTCTTaaaacggtaaaaaaaaaaaacaagaaatgggAAGAGACTGGTCCTGGCTCGGCGGAGGGAAGAAGAAATCCTCAAGCaagtcaaagaaagaagaaatcaaaacgccaccaccgccgccaccaTCGTCGTCTCTCGCCGAGAATACTGGAACGGCGGCTGGTTGTATGAGTGCTGTATTCAACATTTTCGATCTTCAACATTTACAGTTTCCTATTAACCACcaccatcttcatcttcctaaAGGTAccaaccatcttcttcttcttcttcttcttttttttcctcattacttcttcttcaatctcttttaCATTACATTATCCGATTCTCTGTtattataaatcaaattcagGTGTAGATGCGCCAAGAAACAGCTTTGAATCAACGGAAGAGGAGACTACATCTTCATCAACCAGAAAAGATGGAAATCTAAATATCTCTGTAagtgaataataaaaaatttaactatcCAACTctgtttttcataaaaattataataagtCTTGGGTTACTAAaaagtttcttgcttttgacCATAAACTTAATTTTGATAGATGGGTATCAAAATCAAGACCAAACCACAAGCAAGATCATCTCTTACAGCTACTGAATCTTATTCTCCGAGCATAAAGACACCAACTTTGGTTGCTAGACTCATGGGTCTTGATCTTGTTCCTGACAATTACAGATCATCTCCtactccatcttcttcatcttcttctaacTTAATCGATCTCAAGACACCAACAAGATCTTCTTACACCAAGAAACACAGACATTACTCTCTCCAGAGAAACTCTGTAGACGGAGGCACACGTTCTCTTCCGGAGACACCGAGGATTTCACTCGGGAGAAGATCCGTTGACGTCAACTGTTCCTACGAACACCAACGTTCTTCATTTCATcacagagacaacaacaacaacagcgcGTTGTCTGGTATTAACAATGTCAAGCTCACGAGGGTCAAAGAGATGAAGATACACGAAGACAAAGAGAATCGGAGTCCACGTGAGTACGCTAGACAGATAGTGATGCAGTTGAAGGAGAACGTGAGCCGACGGAGAAGAATGGGAACTGATATTACCAACAAAGAACAACAATCAAGAGAAGAGACTCATGACTCCAAGAAAGCATCATCTAAGATCACAATCATCACTCATGATTCATCCCCGAGAGTGGGACTAACGGAGATccccaaaaccaaacaaacctcaCTTCAGAAAAATAATGTCGCTTCCAAGAATCTGGAAACAACAACAGTGAAGGTTCAGGACAAGAACAGGCTACCAACAGTGCAAGAAGAGCTAAAAGGAACAgagcaagaaaaacagaggaagtctACAAAGAAATGCAAGAAACCAGAGAATTTCAAGTCGAGATTAGTGAAGCCGCCACAGACAATGCAAGAAGAGCCGTTTGTTCGACCACCAGCaacaacaagtaacaacaacaatggtCTTCTTCTCATTCAAGGAGACAAatcttccaacaaaaaaacacctTTATCCATTAATCATCTCATCAACTTCACTAGTGTTCCAACCATCAAGAAGAAAGATTCATCACCTCATCACAAATCGGTATTAAACACATACTCTCTCTTCGAAATTAAAACGCTTCCCTTATCCAAAGTTTAAGtatttattcttttcttttttttttttggcagtcaAACGTAAAGGTCAGAGAAACACAAACACCAAGAAACAGAGCATCGTCAACAGAGTTGCCTAGTTTTGCGAGCCAATCACAACCCCACATTGCACCAACCGCCGGCGGCGAGTTAGAGTACATAACAAGAACACTAAGAAGAACAGGGATCGACAGAGACACACCAATCTCATACGCTAAATGGTTCTCTCCTTCACACCCACTCGATCCATCAATCTTCTACTTCCTCGAACATTTCGCTGTTACATCAACCAGACCTAGCAGAAGCAGCTCACCGGAAAACCTCGCTCTCCGATGCAACAGAAAGCTACTCTTCCACTTAGCCGACGAGATCCTCGCCGATATCTTAAAACCACACATCAACCTGAAACCTTGGCTGTGTCGTTACTCTACTCAATCTCAGAGGAATCTGAAAGGTTCAGAGCTCATCGACGAGTTATCTCGGAGAATCGAGCGGTTCCCTTTAGCAAAGTGTTTGGTTTTAGAAGACATCGACGCTCTAGTCGCCGGAGACTTCCCGGAGACCGAGTCGGCGTTTGAAGAGGACGGCGAAGGAATCGTCACGGAGATCGAGAGAGGAATCTTTGAAACACTCGTGACCGAAACGACGGCGGATTACTTTACCACGTGGATGACCAAAACGGCGCCGCTGAAGCGTAACGATGATGTCAGTGGCACGTGGGGAGTTCACGTGACGAGATACTCTTCAAAAGTGGGGTCCCACCACGACTCGTTCTCAAGGAGATTGAGACTTCCACGTGGATAAAAGAAGTATTCCACATGGCAGACATTTACTGGTTCTTCTTTGTatagatctctttttttttttttaagactatttacttatattaattttcaaatactTTTGTAGCcgttatataaataaataaaattaaattaaactttatatattcttttttgaaaaagtgGAGAGTGGTGTGGACCGTAATGGAGCTTTTTGGTAGAGATAGATGTGTCAATCTCACAGATGTTTTTGTCCCCCGTCTATTCCAACATCCCATGGGTTTTGCATATGCTATGTAGACTAAAGAATAGTATTCATATTCATGAgccttttcatttttaatatcttttttgaATGAtcatttgatgttgttgttggcaGGCTGTTTATGGTTTCTTTGTAACGACTATTTTAAGATAAAGATGTGTCAATACaagtgtttttttatatttcaccCACTTGATGACACTGAATCAACAGTCAAAACTGAATTATGGGGGTCTATTGGATATATTTTGAAATCACATAGTTGTATATCTAGGTTTGAATACAATACACACAAACTAGAGAAGCATACACTATTTTAGGGGTCATAggataagagaagaaaaataattttgggcctaagacattttgtttgtttgaatttttgttttttgccatATTAGCCTTACTCTACATATGTTGTCTTTGTGtgaattttcaacttttttttgtttacagttCGCACGAATTTTGGATTATATCTTAGaattgtttagtgtttaaataAAGACCATAATGGTTTGATTACcagataatatattttattttgtgaatcgTGAATGCATATTCATATGTCGGTGTGGTGCAGAGTCTTCTTCATCGGAGTACTTTATAAGTAAAGGTGTTTGTGAAGAGTGTGACGAGTGTTATGCTCTCATGTGTATTTGTCATACGACCAAACAAGGCAACAAAATTAACTATTTTGGACAATAGCATCCAagctttgagaaaaaaaatatatatattatgcaaTGATTCCATACACTTTAATTTCTTAAATCTATATGAAACTGTcatacataaacataatatagtTTTTCAGAATACCAAATACGTTACGTACCTTCTCTGACGATgtgacacacatcacacattTTTGCAGAAAGAATTATTCACTCCAAATGGAATATGACACTATAGTTATGGGGATGTGACAGACATgtttcaatttttctaaaattaattgaACACACATGACACTTATATAGTTATTGAACCAccttgaaaaatattaaatcagcgATAAGGCGATAAGCCTAATTGTACGTACTCTAATGATCAACTGATTGATTATGATATCTGATGTGACGAATGATGATCTATTATTAACTGCTTTATAATGTATGTCATAATTTCCCTGGCATACATAATTCATACATGTTTAATTGCTAGTCTATTAGTGTGGACTGTCATTTTTTTCTCAACCtcatgttttcttaatatgcTAAACGTATCGAAACAATCGTAAAACCAAGATTGTGaagttatattaaaaagaatacTATACAAACACAACAAATTTTCAAAAGCATTTGACGATTATGACGTTGACGATGGGTACAAAAAAACGTACGTAAATTTCAAGAGGAATCTTATTTATGTATCTTTGTTCTTATTATCATGTCATGAGAGTTTGTGCATCTCAGAGAGGTTAAATAATTCTGACGATTGTCCAAAATAATTATAGTAACGGAGTGTAAGAGaagaatataagaaaaagaaaaagaagagaaaagtaattaaaaaggTGAAGGGAACCTTGTAAAGTAGTAAAAAGACAATACGAAAGATAGATTTTGCATGGACCCGAGACATTTACGTGAAGATTAAAGCTACATCTGTCGTAATGAAGACACCATTCATGCAATTTAGAATCCATATAATACTTAGTTTGTTGAAATTATATTGCATGACAAGGAAActactgttttgttttgtgtttggatACGGACTTACGGTAGCCGAGATTGTAAATTAAATCTACTTGTATTGGACATACAAACTTAATCATTATAGAATTCATTTGACAGTAACAAACTCACACTATCAACATAAATTTCAGCATTGAGAATCTCATCAATTACCTCTCAAATTATATTGAAACGTTTTCTCATTTATTACTTTTGACGAAGTTCtgaatatcttatatataagaataaaatCTAATTCACAGCATACATATAGTTCCAGCACACAACagatataactaattaaatttttgatataaaaagaTTGTTATTTACAGCCAACAAAATCAAGACATATGACTCAACTTATAACAAGCTGGGataagttttccaaaaaaaaaaaaaacaggctggtatatatatccaaaattcACATTTATAATCTAGTATAAAAATAAGCTGTGGATCGAGTATCGTCAGATTTCCACAGTTAAATGTCTGTTGTATGCGTGTGTATAGACGTTATCATATGATCATATTATATTTGTCGTAGCTTAGG harbors:
- the LOC104762352 gene encoding uncharacterized protein LOC104762352 isoform X2 — its product is MGRDWSWLGGGKKKSSSKSKKEEIKTPPPPPPSSSLAENTGTAAGCMSAVFNIFDLQHLQFPINHHHLHLPKGVDAPRNSFESTEEETTSSSTRKDGNLNISMGIKIKTKPQARSSLTATESYSPSIKTPTLVARLMGLDLVPDNYRSSPTPSSSSSSNLIDLKTPTRSSYTKKHRHYSLQRNSVDGGTRSLPETPRISLGRRSVDVNCSYEHQRSSFHHRDNNNNSALSGINNVKLTRVKEMKIHEDKENRSPREYARQIVMQLKENVSRRRRMGTDITNKEQQSREETHDSKKASSKITIITHDSSPRVGLTEIPKTKQTSLQKNNVASKNLETTTVKVQDKNRLPTVQEELKGTEQEKQRKSTKKCKKPENFKSRLVKPPQTMQEEPFVRPPATTSNNNNGLLLIQGDKSSNKKTPLSINHLINFTSVPTIKKKDSSPHHKSSNVKVRETQTPRNRASSTELPSFASQSQPHIAPTAGGELEYITRTLRRTGIDRDTPISYAKWFSPSHPLDPSIFYFLEHFAVTSTRPSRSSSPENLALRCNRKLLFHLADEILADILKPHINLKPWLCRYSTQSQRNLKGSELIDELSRRIERFPLAKCLVLEDIDALVAGDFPETESAFEEDGEGIVTEIERGIFETLVTETTADYFTTWMTKTAPLKRNDDVSGTWGVHVTRYSSKVGSHHDSFSRRLRLPRG